A segment of the Betaproteobacteria bacterium genome:
GGGACGCGAAGTGGGACGCCCGGGTCGCAAAGTAGCCGACCCCTCGACGTTGAATTGAAATTCGCGGCAGGCGCGCGCGCCTGCCGCCGAGATTCGCATGGATGCCACCTCCGCCCAGCCTGGTTCTAGCGCGCCCGCGCCGCGGCAGCACGCCATCGCCAACGGTCTCTACCTTCTGACGGCGATCTGCTTCTTCGTCTACCTGTTCGTCTATTACTGGACCGCCGAGGGCGGGCCGGTGCTGCTCGCGCTGGTGCTGGTGCCGGTCACCTTCGTGCTCATGACGCTGGACGATCTGCGCAAGAACGACCTGTATCCGCGGCTGCCGCCCATCGTCAGTTGGCTCATCGCGGCGGTCTACATCGCCATCTCGCTCGCCGTGGCCGTGTACATGTTCGTCGAGTACGAGGAAATCGGCACCGTGCGCGCCGGCGTGTGGAGCGCGCCCGATCTCATCATGGGATCGTTGATGGCGCTGTTGATCATGGAGTACACGCGCCGGCGCCACATGGCGCTGTTCGTGCTGAACATCTTCCTCATCCTCTACGCGGTGTACGGCTCGGTGGTGCCCGGCATGTTCTTTCATCCGGGGTTGAGCTGGGAGCGCATTGCGAGCGCAATGAGCGTGGAGATGTCCACTGGCGTCTTCTCCAACCTGCCGCAGCTCGCATTGACGCTGATCGGCTCCTTCATCCTGGTGCTCGCCGCATTGCGCGCGTTCGGCTGCGTGGACTCGATCCTGAGGCTATCCAAGCAGGTTGCCGTGCGCTCGCCGCACGCCCTGCCCCAATCCGCGGTGCTCGGCTCGATGGCCGTGGGCACTGTGAGCGGCAGCGGCGCCGCCAATGCGATCACCGTAGGCTCGGCGACCATCCCGGCGATGATCGGCGCCGGCATGCCGCGACCGGTTGCGGCCGGCATCGAGACCGCCTCGTCGCTCGGCGGCCAGCTGATGCCGCCGGTGATGGGCATCGCCGCCTTCCTCATGGCGGAATTCCTGGGTCGCAGCTATTTCGACGTAGTCGCGCGCGGTTATGCGCCGGCGATCATCTATTACCTTGGCGTGAGCGTATCGGTCTACCTGCTCTCGACGCGCTACCGTGCGCAGCTCGGCACCGTCGTGGCAGAGGTCATGCGTTGGTCGGACTGGACCAACATCGGCGCCTTCGTCGCGGTCGTCGGCGGGCTGATCGGCATCATGGCCGTATTGCACCTGGCGCCCATGTTCGCCGCAATTTATGTCTTTCTCGGCGTCGGTGGCGCCCTGGTGGTGGCGCACGTGATCGCCACCGCGCGCGCACCCGGCCGGCCTTGGCGCAATCTCGCCGGCACGCTCAGGCGCTTCGTCGACTATTTTGCCGAGATGACCGCCGATCTGACGCTGCTGCTGGCCACACTGTCGATCATGACCGGCGCGCTGGTCATCACCGGTGTGCCGACCAAGGTGGGCTCTCTTTTGATCGCGGCGGCGGGAGTCAACCTGGCGGCGATGGTGGTCGTCGCTTTCTTCTTCGGCGCGTTGCTCGGCATGGGGCTGCCGCCGGCGCCGACCTACATCGTCACCGCGCTCGTCATCGTGCCGCCGTTCATCAAGATCGGCGTGGATCCATGGGTCGTTCACTTTTTCGCGTTCTTCGTCGCGGTCTGGGGCGAGGTGACGCCACCCACGTCGGTATCGGCCGCGGTAACCTCGAAGATCGCGGAAACCTCCTTCATGCACACGCTCTACCACGCCCTGACGATCTGTGTCTCGTTGTTCATCCTGATGGCCGGCGTCTTTACGCGCCCGGAGCTGGTGGTGGAACCCGGCTGGGCGCAGATCGGAGCGATGTTGCTGATCGCAACCGCGACCGTCGGCATCACCTTCAGCATCCAGGCAAGGTTCGCGCAACGTGCCGCGATCGACGTGCCGGTGAGAGTCGGGCTCGCAGCCTGCGCGCTCCTGGCGTTGTTGCATCCCGACCGGCAGCTGGCCTGGCTCGCCTGCGTGCCAGTCGGCCTCATCGTCGGCTACTGGGTGCTGAGACGGCGCAATGTCCCGGTGCTCGCGGCGGCCGAGGCTCGCTGAAGGCATCGACTGCGCCCTTGCAGGAACGTCACGACGGTTGCCTTGCCACGTTCTCGATGGAGATGAGAGGATACTCACTCCATGAACGAGTATCCGCTGCCCGTATTTCGCGACGTGCTTGCCGCGCGCAGCCGCATCGCGCCCTATCTGCGGCCGACGCCGCTGTACAGCTACCCGGCATTGAACGAGCTGCTTGGCACGCGGGCGTACGTCAAGCACGAAAACCATCAGCCGGTCGGCGCCTTCAAGGTACGCGGCGGCGTCAATCTGGTTGCGCAAATGACCGCGGCCGAACGGCAGCGCGGATTGATCAGCGCTTCGACCGGAAATCACGGCCAGTCCATCGCCTATGCCGGTCAGCTGTTCGGTGCGCGCGTCCTGATCGTGGTACCGGAAGGCGCCAATCCGGGCAAGGTAGCCGCCATGCAAGGCATGAGCGCCGAGGTCATCTTTCACGGCGCAAAATTCGAGGAGGCCGTGCAGCACTGCGAGTCCTTGGCCCGTCAGCATGGCTATCGCTATGTGCACGCCGCCAACGAACCGCTGTTGATCGCAGGTGTGGGAACGCACACGCTGGAGATCCTGCTGGAGGAGCCGGACATCGAAGTGGTAATCGTTCCACTGGGCATGGGTAGCGGAGTCGCTGGCGCGTGCATTGCCGCACACGGCATCAACCCGCTCGTGCAGGTGATCGCGGTGCAGTCGGAGGCTTCGCCCGCGGGCTACGAATCCTGGAAGCAGCAGGCTCTGGTCGCCGCACCCAATCGCACCTTTGCCGAGGGCATCGCAACCGGCAGTGCTGCCGAGCTCACACAGCACGTCATGCGCGAACACCTGCACGATTTCGTGTTGGTGAGCGACGACGAGATCCGGCAAGCGATGGTATGGATGATCGAGCGCGCTCACACGCTGGCGGAAGGCGCCGGTGCGGCGCCGCTGGCGGCGGCCTATCGGATGCGTGCAGAACTACGCGGCAGGAAGGTAGCGCTCATCTGCTCGGGCGGCAATTCCTCACTGGAACACTTGCGGCAGGCACTGGCGCTATAGGCGGGCCACCGATTGGCAGCCCGCCCGACGTCTATGCGCAGCACCTGAAGCGGAAGATCGACAAGTACGCCAAGGTGGCGCGGCTCGGTCAGCAGCGGATGCCGTCGCGCTGGAACTGCTCGCGCTGCTTCTCGAAAGATTCCGGATCCCGATGGCCGGTCGCGCCGTGGATCTTCACGTCGGCTTCTATATCCCGCAGGATCTCGTCGACCGGACGGTTGATGTCGATGGCAACGCCGTAAGGCTGCCGCGCCTGGAACGGCGTGGTCCAGTACACCTCGATATGGTTGTCTTCCGGGTCGTAGAAGTACAGTCCGACCGCGTTGCCGTGCGAGGTGATGCGGGAGAACTTGACGTTGTTCTCCTTGAACCGGCGGTAGTAGGCGATGACGTCCTCGAGCTTTTCGCAGCTGAACGACACCTGCTGCACACTCGTATGCTGTCCGGGCTGGGTCGCACGGAATACGACGAATTCATGATGCTCTCGCTCGGGATCGGACGTCATGAATGCGGCGTTGGCCGTCTGGTCGCTAATGTGCAGGCCGAGAACGTTCGAATAGAAATCGCGCACCTGGTCGAAATCCTTGGCCCAGATGCCGACGTGACCGAGTTTCCTGATTGCCATGGCAGCGCCCCCGTTGGAAGTTCGCCAAAAGAATTGAGCGCAGGTCGGGTTTTCAGCACCCTCGAACAATGCGACTGTCCCGCGCGGGCATTAGCTTACTCGCCGCGGCGCTGCATTCCAAGCGCATGCCGAAAGCTCGGTAAAGGGCGCCGATCGGCCTCGTCGCATGACTGCATCCGAGCGTGCAGCCAGCCCGGATATTTCATCAGGCCGGCCCGGATCGAAACCAAATGCTTTGCGTAACGAAGTGATTGAGCTAATGATCGCCACCTCCAATTTGATCATCGGCCTGCACGGGATGAAATATCCGGGCTAGCCGAAGCTGCGCCTGCGTTGCCAGGCCGCCAGCGCGAGCCCGGCAAGGAACAGCACCCAGATTTCCGGCTCGGGCACCGCTGCGGCCATCTCGCCCCCGAGGATCGAATGGATTTGCGTGGTGGGATGAAGATCGTCCCAGAACAGGAAGGTCGCTTGCGTCTGCGGATCGCCTGCGCACGCCGGCACCGAGAGGCAAGCCAGCGTGACTTCCGCAGCGCCGGGATCTCCGCCGGAAAACTCGGCGAAGGTTTCCTGCGACAGCCCGAAGGTATCGAGGCCGTGGATCGTAGCGCCCGCAAGGCTGGCGCGCAGACCGCTCAGCGCCGCATCCAGAGTGTTGTTGAAGGACATCGTGAGGCCAGTCGCCGGTGCGCTCAACCCGGCGGACGTTGCCCGAGGCGTCAGCCCCAAGTCCGCCATGTTGGGGATCAGGAAGTGGCGTGCACCATTGCCATAGAGCTGCCCTGCCTCGTTCGACAGGTTGGTCACGGCATTGGCGATCGCGGCGACCGGATCGAAGGTGCCGGGATTGGCAAGGCCCGACACGAAATCATTCGGTCCACCCCAAAGCACGTAGAGCGCGTTCGAATCGGCTGCACCCGCTTGCGCGACGTAGCTCTGAACCTGGGAGCGCATGCCGGACAGGCCGAGCGCTCCCGGCGCTTCGCCCAATGCACCATCGTCCCAGATGTTGGCCGTGCCGGTCGTCGCGCCCGCCTGGGCGAAATTGCGCAGGGGCGTCCTCAGGCGCTGCGCTAGATATTCGACCGCGACGGGCCCGTTGGACTGTCGGCCATCGGCATAAAGCTGATCCGGTGGAAACGGCAGCAACGGATTGTTGGGATAGCCTTGAGTGAGACGGTAGACGTTGCCATCGTCGGAAAGGCTGTCTCCGAATACGACGATCTCGGAAAATGCGTCGGCCTTGCCGACGCCAAGCGCCAAGCTACAGCCCGCGATTACACACAGCGCCGCTTTCAGAGTGTGTCGACGCATGCTGTCCTCCGAGTGCCGGTCGTCCATTCGCAAGTAACACACCCGGGCCGAAAGCACGCCCGAGCACCTTCGCGGCAATCGGTGTATAAATGTCGGCACCCAGCGCGACCGGAGGAAAAGGGCATGCACGCCATCAAACATCGCCCCATCGAAGGAGCCTGCGCCTGGACGGGCGCCGAGCTGCGGAACAGGACGGACTGGATTCGCCCGTTCGAGCCCGCGGAACTGGCCGAGATCGATGCCGCGGTGCGCGCGGTGCAAGGCCGCGGGCTGGGTTGCGGGCTGCGTGACGTCGGACGGGGTCGACCGCGCCGTCGAATCCTCCTCGCTCAATCGCTCAGCGCACGCTCGATCCACGCGGCATGCGCGAGCAATGCGGCGTCGCGCCGGTAGGCGCCGATCAGTTGTAATCCCATCGGCAGGCCGTTCGGGCCATGGAAAGCCGGCAGGTTCAGCGCCGGCGCATGCAATGCCGTCCATATTCGGTGAAAGCTCGAGTCGCCGGTGTTCTCGTGGCTGCGAGGTGCCTCTCCGGGCACGCTTGGAGTGAGTAGCACATCGTATTGCGCGAACAGCTCCCGCAGCAGCGCTTTGCACTGAAAGATCACATCCTGCGCCCGCGCGTACTGTTCGTAGGTGCAGCGTGCGGCATGCGTGAGCCGTGCCTGCAGGCTCGACGAAAGCTGCGCCCAATG
Coding sequences within it:
- a CDS encoding TRAP transporter fused permease subunit produces the protein MDATSAQPGSSAPAPRQHAIANGLYLLTAICFFVYLFVYYWTAEGGPVLLALVLVPVTFVLMTLDDLRKNDLYPRLPPIVSWLIAAVYIAISLAVAVYMFVEYEEIGTVRAGVWSAPDLIMGSLMALLIMEYTRRRHMALFVLNIFLILYAVYGSVVPGMFFHPGLSWERIASAMSVEMSTGVFSNLPQLALTLIGSFILVLAALRAFGCVDSILRLSKQVAVRSPHALPQSAVLGSMAVGTVSGSGAANAITVGSATIPAMIGAGMPRPVAAGIETASSLGGQLMPPVMGIAAFLMAEFLGRSYFDVVARGYAPAIIYYLGVSVSVYLLSTRYRAQLGTVVAEVMRWSDWTNIGAFVAVVGGLIGIMAVLHLAPMFAAIYVFLGVGGALVVAHVIATARAPGRPWRNLAGTLRRFVDYFAEMTADLTLLLATLSIMTGALVITGVPTKVGSLLIAAAGVNLAAMVVVAFFFGALLGMGLPPAPTYIVTALVIVPPFIKIGVDPWVVHFFAFFVAVWGEVTPPTSVSAAVTSKIAETSFMHTLYHALTICVSLFILMAGVFTRPELVVEPGWAQIGAMLLIATATVGITFSIQARFAQRAAIDVPVRVGLAACALLALLHPDRQLAWLACVPVGLIVGYWVLRRRNVPVLAAAEAR
- a CDS encoding pyridoxal-phosphate dependent enzyme, which encodes MNEYPLPVFRDVLAARSRIAPYLRPTPLYSYPALNELLGTRAYVKHENHQPVGAFKVRGGVNLVAQMTAAERQRGLISASTGNHGQSIAYAGQLFGARVLIVVPEGANPGKVAAMQGMSAEVIFHGAKFEEAVQHCESLARQHGYRYVHAANEPLLIAGVGTHTLEILLEEPDIEVVIVPLGMGSGVAGACIAAHGINPLVQVIAVQSEASPAGYESWKQQALVAAPNRTFAEGIATGSAAELTQHVMREHLHDFVLVSDDEIRQAMVWMIERAHTLAEGAGAAPLAAAYRMRAELRGRKVALICSGGNSSLEHLRQALAL
- a CDS encoding glyoxalase; its protein translation is MAIRKLGHVGIWAKDFDQVRDFYSNVLGLHISDQTANAAFMTSDPEREHHEFVVFRATQPGQHTSVQQVSFSCEKLEDVIAYYRRFKENNVKFSRITSHGNAVGLYFYDPEDNHIEVYWTTPFQARQPYGVAIDINRPVDEILRDIEADVKIHGATGHRDPESFEKQREQFQRDGIRC